Proteins found in one Bacteroidota bacterium genomic segment:
- a CDS encoding amidohydrolase family protein, which translates to MRRVWVLLCLFAGAAQAQAPERLAIRAGRLFDATDGSLKSDMAVLVRGDRIEAVVPASRIPPGVPVLNLSAYTVLPGLIDCHVHLSSDSSSVMGYFQPLQEVPAYAALRAAVNARKMLEAGFTAGRNVGASDWVDVALRDAIERGLVPGPRLQVAAHAIGITGGHCDVTGFRPDLFGREPGIERGIANGPNEAAAAVRYQIKYGADLIKICATGGVLSIRDPAGAQQMTFEEIRAVVEEAARHGKRVAAHAHGTEGIKVAVRAGVASIEHGSMLDDEAIALLKAHGTYLVPTLLAGETVYRKAQRGELPPQPAAKALEIAPRMRESFRKAAQAGVRIAFGTDAGVFPHGQNAREFRLMVEGGMRPVDALLAATREAARLLGWEDRIGTIEAGKYADLIAVPGDPTRDITVMERVLFVMKGGVIYKKPPE; encoded by the coding sequence ATGAGGCGTGTTTGGGTGCTGCTTTGCCTGTTTGCGGGCGCCGCGCAGGCGCAAGCCCCGGAACGGCTGGCCATCCGGGCCGGCCGGCTTTTTGACGCCACAGACGGCAGCCTGAAATCCGATATGGCCGTCCTGGTGCGAGGAGATCGCATAGAGGCCGTCGTGCCGGCTTCGCGGATTCCGCCTGGGGTGCCCGTGCTAAACCTGAGCGCTTATACCGTACTGCCAGGGCTTATCGACTGCCACGTGCACCTGAGCTCGGACAGCTCCTCCGTAATGGGGTATTTTCAACCCCTGCAGGAGGTGCCGGCCTATGCGGCCCTGCGGGCGGCTGTGAACGCGCGCAAAATGCTGGAGGCCGGCTTCACGGCGGGCCGCAACGTGGGGGCAAGCGACTGGGTGGACGTGGCCCTGCGGGATGCGATTGAACGCGGCCTTGTGCCTGGGCCTCGGCTACAGGTGGCCGCGCATGCTATCGGAATCACGGGCGGACACTGCGACGTGACGGGGTTCCGACCGGACTTGTTCGGACGCGAACCGGGCATCGAGCGCGGCATCGCCAACGGACCTAATGAGGCCGCAGCCGCGGTGCGGTATCAGATCAAGTACGGCGCGGACCTTATCAAGATCTGCGCCACGGGGGGCGTGCTCTCGATACGCGACCCCGCGGGGGCCCAACAGATGACCTTCGAGGAGATCCGAGCCGTCGTCGAGGAGGCCGCGCGCCACGGAAAACGCGTCGCCGCGCACGCGCACGGAACCGAGGGCATCAAAGTGGCCGTCCGAGCGGGGGTGGCCTCGATCGAACACGGGTCCATGCTCGACGATGAGGCGATCGCGCTCCTGAAGGCGCATGGCACCTACCTGGTGCCCACGCTCCTGGCCGGCGAGACCGTCTACCGCAAGGCCCAACGCGGCGAACTCCCCCCGCAGCCTGCCGCCAAGGCCCTGGAGATCGCACCCCGCATGCGAGAAAGCTTCCGCAAAGCCGCCCAAGCCGGGGTTCGGATCGCCTTCGGCACAGACGCCGGTGTCTTCCCACATGGGCAAAACGCGCGCGAATTTCGGCTCATGGTCGAAGGCGGCATGCGCCCCGTTGATGCACTGCTTGCGGCCACGCGCGAGGCGGCCCGATTGCTGGGATGGGAGGATCGAATCGGCACAATCGAGGCGGGCAAGTACGCCGATCTGATCGCCGTGCCGGGCGATCCCACGCGCGACATCACGGTCATGGAGCGCGTGCTCTTCGTTATGAAGGGCGGCGTTATTTACAAAAAGCCGCCCGAATGA
- a CDS encoding cytochrome c — MKRLAWLVLLIGASQRLWAQTDSTETDLVSLPAPRLFQVACARCHGPDGRGYPDGSWRELTALQVPPPDFTDPLFSSLEPLADWIGVIREGGKPYGLSMQMPAFGEALPEYKIRELAEYLKSLGSDPRYLPGELSYPRLFNATKPFPESEALWISSQEMKADRSLVRKSTLYWAQRWGPRRQWELKLTPEWSAHKLQALELELGLKQALAYDRAASWLLSSGLEAALYLWGDEPWTLQPYITGVKGLGEWAALHGSLRLVYGPRADQRTLLRWALGGQFLIAHRARIFAPALEYVGQWALGASGSPSGHLVPQLFFTPPRRGHVAMALGLELPLGRSASYRYRLRGFLLWEFLEGPFWEGW; from the coding sequence ATGAAACGGCTAGCCTGGCTCGTTTTGCTCATCGGCGCATCCCAACGACTATGGGCCCAAACGGACAGCACGGAAACGGATCTGGTCAGCCTACCCGCTCCGCGTCTTTTCCAGGTGGCCTGCGCACGCTGTCACGGCCCTGACGGCAGGGGCTATCCCGATGGATCCTGGCGAGAGCTTACAGCCCTTCAGGTCCCGCCGCCCGATTTTACAGACCCCCTGTTTAGCTCTCTAGAACCCCTTGCCGACTGGATCGGCGTGATCCGCGAGGGGGGCAAGCCTTATGGGCTCTCGATGCAGATGCCGGCCTTCGGCGAGGCGCTTCCGGAGTACAAAATTCGGGAGCTAGCCGAATACCTCAAAAGCCTGGGCTCAGATCCCCGGTATCTTCCCGGTGAGCTCTCTTATCCCCGGCTGTTTAACGCCACAAAGCCGTTTCCGGAAAGCGAGGCCCTCTGGATCTCCAGCCAGGAGATGAAGGCGGACCGCAGTCTGGTCCGCAAAAGCACCCTGTATTGGGCCCAGCGCTGGGGGCCGCGTCGGCAGTGGGAGCTTAAGCTCACCCCTGAGTGGAGCGCACACAAGCTGCAGGCGCTCGAGTTGGAGCTGGGCCTCAAGCAGGCCTTGGCTTATGATCGCGCCGCCTCCTGGCTGCTTTCCTCGGGTCTAGAGGCCGCCCTCTACCTTTGGGGGGATGAACCCTGGACCCTGCAGCCCTACATAACCGGGGTCAAGGGCCTGGGCGAATGGGCCGCTCTGCACGGCAGCCTGCGTCTCGTCTACGGCCCCCGGGCGGATCAACGGACCCTGCTGCGCTGGGCGCTGGGCGGGCAATTCTTGATCGCCCACCGGGCTCGGATCTTCGCCCCGGCCCTGGAGTACGTGGGGCAATGGGCGCTAGGCGCCTCTGGAAGTCCAAGCGGGCACCTGGTGCCCCAACTGTTCTTTACTCCCCCCCGTCGCGGTCATGTTGCTATGGCCCTGGGTCTGGAGCTGCCCTTGGGGCGTTCGGCCTCCTACCGATACCGCCTGCGGGGGTTTCTGCTGTGGGAATTTCTAGAGGGCCCCTTTTGGGAAGGCTGGTAG
- a CDS encoding outer membrane beta-barrel protein yields MKRLLLCLACLVGAGLSYGQGIGVGVVGGLNYSSPRALQNGSARDIYERRSGYDVGLFLDLGLSSTTHLRPGFFWSVKRIGAQSSTGSISQGSDFEINFVNVPLDLVLQLAVPLISPYVLLGPQAAVKIDAKDAEGRPLRDRIKVLSWSGNVGLGLRVRLLGLALYPEIRYNLALDNLNEPGAWDDLRVNLVHLRLGLGL; encoded by the coding sequence ATGAAGCGGCTTCTTCTCTGTCTGGCGTGCCTAGTGGGCGCTGGCCTTTCCTACGGCCAAGGCATCGGGGTGGGCGTAGTGGGGGGGCTAAACTACAGCTCGCCCAGAGCCCTGCAAAACGGCTCCGCCAGGGACATTTACGAACGTCGTTCGGGCTACGACGTGGGGCTTTTCCTGGATTTGGGGCTTTCCTCGACAACCCATCTGCGGCCTGGCTTTTTCTGGTCGGTGAAACGGATCGGAGCGCAATCCAGCACAGGCAGCATCAGCCAGGGAAGCGACTTTGAGATCAATTTCGTAAACGTGCCCCTGGATCTTGTGCTGCAGCTTGCGGTCCCCTTGATCTCCCCCTACGTGCTACTGGGCCCGCAGGCCGCGGTTAAGATCGACGCCAAGGACGCCGAGGGCCGCCCCCTGCGAGACCGGATCAAGGTGCTCTCGTGGAGCGGCAACGTGGGCCTGGGGCTGCGTGTGCGCCTGCTCGGACTTGCCCTGTATCCGGAGATCCGCTACAACCTCGCCTTGGACAACCTAAACGAGCCCGGCGCCTGGGACGATCTGCGGGTCAACCTCGTACACCTGCGCCTCGGCCTAGGGCTGTAG
- a CDS encoding ABC transporter substrate-binding protein has protein sequence MRELIRLSVAHSPDADDAFMFYALSSEPPRIPTGRYRFEHVLADIETLNRAALEGRYAVSALSFHAYAYVADRYALLGAGASMAEADYGPIVVATRPFEPDSLYGARIAVPGLWTSAYLALRLRLPVFEPVVMPFDQILGAVARQEVPAGLIIHEGQLSYRRYGLYAVLNLGRWWYEQTGLPLPLGGNVVRRDLGPDVMRDVARLLRQSVLYALEHRREALEYALRYARDLSPEEADRFVSMYVNRRTVDYGPEGRQAVQRFLDRGYQAGWIPRKVTVDFVDAS, from the coding sequence ATGCGAGAACTCATACGCCTGTCGGTCGCCCACAGTCCGGATGCCGACGATGCCTTCATGTTTTACGCCCTGAGCTCGGAGCCACCCCGAATCCCCACGGGCCGATACCGCTTTGAGCACGTGCTGGCGGATATCGAAACGCTCAACCGCGCCGCGCTCGAGGGGCGCTATGCTGTATCGGCCCTTTCCTTTCACGCCTACGCCTACGTGGCTGATCGATACGCGCTTCTCGGCGCCGGGGCAAGCATGGCCGAGGCCGATTACGGCCCGATAGTCGTGGCGACCCGACCCTTTGAGCCCGATTCCCTGTACGGAGCCCGGATCGCCGTTCCTGGGCTGTGGACTTCGGCGTATCTGGCGCTCCGGCTGCGCTTGCCCGTCTTCGAGCCGGTCGTGATGCCGTTCGACCAGATTCTAGGGGCCGTCGCCCGCCAAGAGGTGCCCGCGGGGCTTATCATTCACGAAGGGCAGTTAAGCTACAGGCGATATGGCCTATATGCGGTTCTGAACCTGGGCCGCTGGTGGTATGAGCAGACCGGCCTGCCCCTGCCTCTTGGCGGCAATGTGGTCCGACGCGATTTGGGTCCGGATGTGATGCGCGACGTGGCGCGGCTCCTGCGCCAGAGCGTTCTTTACGCTCTCGAACATCGCCGGGAGGCCCTGGAATACGCCCTCCGCTATGCTCGCGACCTAAGCCCTGAGGAGGCCGACCGCTTCGTTAGCATGTATGTCAACCGGCGCACCGTAGATTACGGACCTGAGGGCCGGCAGGCGGTGCAGCGGTTTCTGGATCGCGGCTATCAGGCCGGCTGGATCCCCCGGAAAGTGACCGTGGATTTCGTAGACGCATCCTAA
- a CDS encoding MBL fold metallo-hydrolase — protein sequence MRLLLCTLCLVFGLGVNAQPRYFDWKEVAPGVYAAIGKPGVLSNAAVIITEEGVVVVDTHLRPSWARDLIEQIRRLSRQPVRFVINTHWHNDHTHGNRAYQAAFPQGVIFIAHHLTREDLIQKGIPNLEQTRRTLPERIAQWRRWLAEGRREDGTLLDEAGRRQLEAQIADNEAYLRELEQLELKLPDLTFDRSLRLWLGGRPIDVLYFGEGHTRGDVFVYLPQEKVLITGDMLVGGLPFMRDATPLAWASTLEQVGRLEIRTIIPGHGEVQTGTARLALTVQYLRDLEALVREQIQRGASLEAATEALLRDERLMRYEREFPNFRAGLTGPNGNITKMYQALRAHGS from the coding sequence ATGCGCCTTCTTCTGTGCACCCTCTGCTTGGTATTCGGCCTCGGCGTCAACGCACAGCCTCGGTACTTCGACTGGAAGGAGGTGGCCCCGGGCGTATACGCGGCCATAGGCAAGCCCGGCGTGCTCAGCAACGCCGCCGTAATCATAACCGAAGAGGGCGTCGTTGTAGTCGATACGCACCTGCGTCCCTCCTGGGCTCGCGACCTTATTGAACAGATTCGGCGCCTGAGCAGACAACCCGTGCGCTTTGTGATCAACACGCACTGGCACAACGACCACACCCACGGCAACCGGGCCTATCAGGCCGCCTTCCCTCAGGGCGTGATCTTCATTGCCCATCATCTGACGCGAGAAGACCTGATCCAGAAAGGGATCCCGAATCTGGAGCAGACGCGCCGGACGCTTCCGGAGCGCATCGCGCAGTGGCGCCGGTGGCTGGCTGAGGGAAGACGCGAAGACGGCACCCTTTTGGACGAGGCGGGCCGCCGACAACTGGAGGCCCAAATCGCAGACAACGAAGCTTACTTGCGCGAGCTCGAGCAACTGGAGCTTAAGCTGCCCGATCTGACCTTCGACCGCAGCCTGCGCCTGTGGCTCGGAGGACGGCCGATCGACGTGCTCTACTTCGGCGAAGGGCATACTCGGGGAGACGTGTTCGTATACCTGCCGCAGGAGAAGGTGCTCATCACGGGCGATATGCTCGTAGGGGGCTTGCCTTTTATGCGGGACGCCACCCCCCTGGCCTGGGCTTCGACGCTAGAGCAGGTGGGGCGACTTGAGATCCGCACCATTATCCCCGGTCACGGAGAGGTGCAAACGGGAACGGCGCGATTGGCGCTCACGGTACAATATCTGCGCGACCTAGAGGCCCTGGTGCGCGAGCAGATCCAGCGCGGAGCCTCTCTGGAGGCGGCCACGGAGGCCCTATTGCGGGATGAACGCCTGATGCGCTATGAACGGGAGTTCCCCAACTTCCGAGCCGGGCTTACGGGTCCCAACGGCAACATCACCAAAATGTACCAAGCGCTGCGCGCTCATGGCTCCTGA
- the pruA gene encoding L-glutamate gamma-semialdehyde dehydrogenase — MGLYKIPRPTNEPVRSYAPGTPERASLRRRIEQMRSEVIEIPVIVAGEELYTGQVQEVVCPHEHGHVLARFHQAGPREVELALEAAKHAWQEWSRWPWEERAAIFLKAADLLAGPWRDTLNAATILGQSKNVFQAEIDAACELVDFFRFNVYYMQFIYEQQPDSAPGMWNRMEYRPLEGFIFAVTPFNFTSIGGNLPTAPALMGNTVLWKPASTALYSNYYVYRLLEAAGLPPGVINFLPGSGPQIGALVLSHPDLAGVHFTGSTNTFRYMWKLVGEHIERYRTYPRLVGETGGKDFIVVHPSADLEAAATAIVRGGYEYQGQKCSAASRIYAPKSRWPKLKELLLGQLAEIRMGPPEDFRNFFNAVIDRAAFRNIVGYIEYARRSAEAQILYGGTYDDTTGYYIAPTLIETADPGSRLMCEEIFGPVVSVYVYPDAQYADTLRIVDQTSPYGLTGSIFAQDRKAIQLATELLRYAAGNFYINDKPTGAVVGQQPFGGSRASGTNDKAGSYLNLLRWITPRAIKETFLPPRHFAYPFMQEDPAELPQAATSAG, encoded by the coding sequence ATGGGCCTGTACAAGATCCCCCGTCCCACAAACGAGCCCGTTCGCAGTTACGCCCCGGGCACCCCGGAACGGGCTAGTCTGCGGCGGCGCATCGAACAGATGCGCTCCGAGGTGATCGAAATCCCCGTCATCGTGGCGGGAGAGGAGCTGTACACAGGCCAGGTGCAGGAGGTCGTCTGCCCTCATGAGCACGGCCACGTTCTGGCCCGCTTTCATCAAGCCGGCCCTCGTGAGGTAGAGTTGGCCCTTGAGGCCGCCAAGCACGCCTGGCAGGAATGGTCCCGATGGCCTTGGGAAGAACGAGCGGCGATCTTTCTCAAGGCAGCGGATCTGCTCGCTGGCCCCTGGCGCGACACCCTGAACGCGGCCACCATATTGGGGCAGAGCAAAAACGTCTTTCAGGCCGAGATCGACGCCGCCTGCGAACTTGTCGATTTCTTTCGCTTCAACGTCTACTACATGCAGTTCATCTACGAGCAGCAGCCCGACTCAGCCCCGGGCATGTGGAACCGGATGGAGTACCGGCCGCTAGAGGGGTTTATCTTCGCCGTAACGCCTTTCAATTTCACCTCTATTGGCGGCAACCTCCCCACAGCCCCCGCCCTTATGGGCAACACAGTGCTGTGGAAGCCCGCCTCCACCGCCTTGTACTCGAACTACTATGTGTACCGGCTCTTGGAGGCCGCTGGCTTGCCTCCGGGGGTGATCAACTTCCTACCCGGAAGCGGACCTCAAATCGGTGCCCTGGTGCTTTCGCATCCGGATCTGGCCGGTGTTCATTTTACCGGCTCTACGAACACCTTCCGATACATGTGGAAGCTCGTCGGAGAGCACATAGAGCGCTATCGCACCTATCCCCGGCTCGTGGGGGAGACGGGGGGCAAAGACTTCATCGTCGTGCACCCGAGCGCGGACCTGGAGGCGGCGGCCACGGCCATCGTGCGCGGCGGATACGAATATCAAGGGCAGAAGTGCTCGGCTGCTTCGCGCATCTACGCGCCCAAAAGCCGCTGGCCCAAACTCAAAGAGCTGCTCCTGGGCCAACTGGCGGAGATCCGCATGGGCCCCCCGGAGGATTTTCGGAACTTCTTCAACGCCGTCATCGACAGGGCGGCCTTCCGGAACATCGTGGGCTACATCGAATATGCGCGCCGCTCCGCGGAGGCGCAGATCCTATATGGAGGCACCTACGATGATACGACGGGCTACTACATCGCCCCCACGCTTATCGAGACAGCGGACCCGGGTTCTCGCTTGATGTGCGAGGAGATCTTCGGACCCGTGGTGAGCGTCTACGTGTACCCAGACGCCCAATACGCCGACACGCTCCGCATTGTGGATCAAACAAGCCCCTACGGGCTTACGGGCTCGATCTTCGCGCAAGATCGGAAGGCCATACAGCTGGCCACAGAACTGCTGCGCTACGCAGCCGGAAACTTCTACATCAACGACAAGCCCACGGGCGCCGTGGTGGGGCAACAGCCCTTCGGGGGCAGCCGGGCCTCGGGCACAAACGACAAAGCGGGCAGCTACCTAAACTTGCTCCGCTGGATTACACCCCGAGCCATCAAGGAGACCTTCCTACCGCCCCGGCACTTCGCCTATCCGTTTATGCAGGAAGATCCAGCAGAGCTCCCTCAGGCCGCTACATCGGCGGGCTAA
- the ubiE gene encoding bifunctional demethylmenaquinone methyltransferase/2-methoxy-6-polyprenyl-1,4-benzoquinol methylase UbiE, which translates to MRTAVWEHGKKDYVRALFNAIAHRYDLLNSLLSLGLDRYWRWRAIRWLASERPRTILDAATGTAELAIAAARLRSVERIVGVDIAEAMLERGRHKVNRLGLKERILLQRADSEALPFPDGLFDAAMVAFGVRNFENLDQGLRELRRVVRPGGVVLILEFARSRLPGFRTLFGFYFHHLLPRLGSWVSGHPEAYRYLPESVARFPEDLEFVSRLQKAGFRRISWRRLTFGVCALYKAWV; encoded by the coding sequence ATGCGGACCGCAGTGTGGGAACACGGCAAAAAGGACTACGTTCGGGCTCTTTTCAACGCCATCGCCCACCGGTACGATCTCTTAAACAGCCTGCTCAGCCTGGGGCTAGACCGCTACTGGCGCTGGCGCGCGATACGATGGCTGGCCTCTGAACGGCCCCGAACGATCCTGGATGCGGCCACTGGAACGGCCGAGCTGGCGATTGCGGCCGCTCGGCTGCGCAGCGTAGAGCGCATCGTCGGCGTGGACATCGCCGAGGCCATGCTGGAGCGGGGCCGACACAAAGTGAACCGGCTGGGTTTGAAGGAGCGAATCCTCTTGCAACGAGCCGACTCCGAAGCCCTGCCCTTTCCTGACGGGCTTTTCGATGCGGCCATGGTCGCCTTCGGGGTGCGCAACTTCGAAAACCTAGACCAAGGCCTGCGGGAACTGCGCCGCGTGGTCCGCCCAGGCGGCGTGGTGCTCATTTTGGAGTTCGCCCGAAGCCGGTTGCCCGGTTTTCGCACCCTTTTCGGGTTCTACTTCCATCATCTGCTGCCCCGCCTGGGCAGTTGGGTATCGGGACATCCGGAGGCCTATCGCTACCTGCCCGAATCGGTGGCGCGCTTTCCGGAGGACCTCGAGTTCGTGAGTCGACTCCAGAAAGCGGGCTTCCGCCGCATCAGCTGGCGAAGGCTTACCTTCGGCGTCTGCGCCCTTTACAAAGCATGGGTATGA
- a CDS encoding RpiB/LacA/LacB family sugar-phosphate isomerase, producing the protein MRIAVGSDEATELTRILLEELRARGHETVLFGALAEGDPDVDWPLAASKVAEAVARGEVEEGIVCCWTGTGAAIAANKVLGVRAALCHDAYTARGARIWNHANVLALSLRTTSIPVLKEILEAWFATPVHEGEAQSEWNRKQIERLQELEARYRRG; encoded by the coding sequence ATGCGCATCGCGGTCGGTAGTGACGAGGCTACCGAGTTAACGCGGATCCTGTTAGAAGAGCTGCGCGCCCGAGGCCACGAAACGGTGCTTTTCGGGGCTCTGGCCGAGGGGGATCCGGATGTAGACTGGCCCCTAGCGGCCAGCAAGGTAGCCGAAGCGGTGGCGCGGGGCGAGGTCGAAGAGGGGATCGTGTGCTGTTGGACCGGCACTGGGGCTGCCATTGCGGCCAACAAGGTTCTGGGGGTTCGGGCCGCGCTCTGCCACGACGCTTACACGGCCCGCGGGGCCCGCATATGGAACCACGCCAACGTGTTGGCGCTCAGCCTGCGGACGACTTCTATCCCCGTGCTCAAGGAGATCCTGGAGGCGTGGTTTGCGACGCCCGTGCACGAGGGAGAGGCCCAGAGCGAATGGAACCGCAAACAGATCGAGCGCCTGCAGGAGTTAGAGGCGCGCTACCGGCGCGGCTAA